Proteins co-encoded in one Cytobacillus sp. NJ13 genomic window:
- a CDS encoding LacI family DNA-binding transcriptional regulator, with protein sequence MVRLKDIAEYVGVSISTVSRVIQNDQTRNVNQETRNKIWQAVKELGYTPNQHARNLVSNRQNKSDARTMKIGWVANPTQAEINPYFSNIYTGIRDTLTENDYTLISITKDEIENEALLLKTIHDLGIEGLLLIDSIDESLIDYIQKTIPVVGLDFYYSDKDIAIIDYNRVAALEKVVQHLVNLGHRDIGFIGGGINEAFQDLNEELRFKGYQSAMKEADLSIRDEWVINTRWKMENSYEGMNQLLKSSSGDLPTAMVCASDLMALAAMRAVIENQLRIPEDIAFFGVDNIEMGKYSSPPLSTVEIPKYEMGKMAAKTIMEMVEEKVVLPIKIILPFELVIRESSSKKRT encoded by the coding sequence GTGGTTAGATTAAAGGATATTGCGGAGTATGTTGGCGTTTCTATTTCTACTGTTTCCAGAGTTATTCAGAATGACCAGACACGGAATGTAAACCAGGAAACGAGAAATAAAATCTGGCAGGCTGTCAAAGAGCTGGGGTATACACCTAATCAGCATGCAAGAAATCTGGTTAGCAACAGACAAAATAAAAGTGATGCCAGGACAATGAAAATTGGCTGGGTTGCCAATCCTACTCAGGCTGAAATAAATCCATACTTTTCTAATATCTATACTGGTATTCGTGATACTTTAACAGAAAATGATTATACATTAATAAGTATTACGAAGGATGAGATTGAAAATGAAGCACTTCTTCTCAAGACAATTCATGATCTCGGGATTGAAGGACTGCTGCTGATCGACAGTATTGATGAGAGCTTAATTGATTACATTCAGAAAACGATTCCTGTTGTGGGACTTGACTTCTACTATTCCGATAAAGATATTGCCATTATAGATTATAACCGTGTAGCCGCATTGGAAAAAGTTGTCCAGCATTTAGTGAATCTGGGTCATCGTGATATTGGGTTTATCGGCGGAGGAATAAATGAAGCCTTCCAGGACTTAAATGAAGAATTACGATTTAAAGGTTATCAATCTGCTATGAAAGAAGCAGACCTTTCTATTCGAGATGAATGGGTTATTAATACCAGATGGAAAATGGAAAACAGTTATGAGGGAATGAACCAGCTCCTTAAAAGCAGTTCTGGAGACTTGCCGACAGCTATGGTTTGTGCAAGTGATTTAATGGCTCTGGCTGCAATGAGAGCAGTTATAGAAAATCAGCTGAGAATCCCCGAAGATATTGCTTTCTTTGGAGTGGATAATATTGAAATGGGGAAATATTCATCACCGCCGCTTTCAACAGTAGAAATCCCCAAATATGAAATGGGAAAAATGGCCGCGAAAACTATTATGGAAATGGTAGAGGAAAAAGTAGTTCTGCCAATCAAAATTATTTTACCATTTGAGTTAGTTATTCGCGAATCATCTTCTAAAAAACGGACCTAA
- a CDS encoding TetR/AcrR family transcriptional regulator: MNTEQSTASQRQNRTKEHLKQALIDLIKEKGYHSVTVKNIVEYASYNRSTFYIHYEDKIDLAEDLRISMLQGLLTSVGEPYIPGNKVYTAKLNAPSFNIVSFIYKNRNFFELINYEDTLPGLHTHFPQTILKIYKEQFVFETINNIPVNMDYFKRYTAYGFYGLLQNWIQQGFVVSQEEFIQEVINLTKTHIYSLKYIGKNE, translated from the coding sequence ATGAATACTGAGCAAAGTACAGCATCTCAACGGCAAAACCGAACAAAGGAACATTTAAAGCAAGCTTTAATTGATCTCATAAAAGAAAAAGGCTACCATTCCGTTACAGTAAAAAACATTGTTGAATATGCTTCCTATAATCGGAGTACATTTTATATCCATTATGAGGATAAAATTGATTTAGCTGAAGATCTAAGAATTTCGATGCTTCAAGGGCTGCTTACTTCGGTGGGCGAGCCATATATACCAGGAAACAAAGTCTATACAGCCAAGCTTAATGCTCCATCTTTTAATATCGTTTCTTTTATATACAAAAACCGGAATTTTTTTGAACTCATTAATTATGAAGACACTTTACCGGGATTACATACACACTTTCCACAAACAATTCTAAAAATCTATAAGGAACAATTTGTATTCGAGACAATTAACAATATCCCGGTCAATATGGACTACTTTAAACGCTATACAGCTTATGGCTTTTACGGACTCCTTCAAAATTGGATTCAACAGGGATTTGTAGTATCTCAGGAGGAATTTATCCAAGAAGTCATTAATTTAACAAAAACGCATATATACTCTCTTAAGTATATTGGAAAGAACGAATGA
- a CDS encoding SDR family NAD(P)-dependent oxidoreductase — MAKLQDKVAVITGGASGIGSATARLFASEGAKVVIVDLNEERGKAFEAELKALNFAALFIKANITNEEEVENIFKQTAESFGKVDIVFNNAGIGRVHPSHDLEYSEWRQTVNVDLDGVFLVARESIREMLKTGGGTIVNTASMYGFVGSPGSAAYNAAKGGVINLTRSLALEYAEQNIRINALCPGFIDTPIIPEESKQALVAATPVKRLGKAEEMAKAVLFLASDDSSFMTGSSLTVDGGYTAQ; from the coding sequence ATGGCAAAATTACAAGACAAAGTCGCTGTAATTACCGGTGGAGCATCCGGTATAGGGTCGGCAACAGCCCGTTTATTTGCTTCAGAAGGTGCCAAAGTGGTTATAGTCGATTTAAATGAGGAAAGAGGAAAGGCTTTTGAGGCAGAATTGAAAGCGCTTAACTTCGCTGCTCTATTTATTAAAGCTAATATTACGAATGAAGAAGAGGTAGAAAATATCTTTAAGCAAACTGCCGAATCATTTGGGAAAGTGGATATTGTCTTTAACAATGCTGGAATTGGACGTGTTCACCCTTCCCATGATTTAGAATACTCGGAATGGCGCCAAACCGTAAATGTTGATTTGGATGGTGTCTTCTTAGTAGCACGTGAATCGATTCGAGAAATGCTGAAAACAGGCGGCGGTACGATTGTGAATACTGCATCTATGTATGGTTTCGTAGGATCTCCGGGTTCAGCCGCCTATAATGCCGCGAAAGGCGGAGTGATTAACTTAACCCGCTCACTTGCACTTGAATACGCAGAACAAAATATTCGCATCAACGCTTTATGCCCTGGATTTATTGATACGCCAATTATTCCGGAAGAAAGCAAGCAGGCTTTAGTTGCTGCTACTCCAGTAAAGCGACTTGGCAAAGCAGAAGAAATGGCAAAAGCAGTATTATTCTTGGCTTCTGATGATTCTTCATTCATGACTGGAAGCAGCTTAACGGTAGATGGCGGCTATACGGCTCAATAA
- a CDS encoding YdeI/OmpD-associated family protein, which yields MSIIDKLKLNKYDNLAVLNQPSDYDVFNEYKTTLTGEHDAIFIFVETLDEMTEFIRKVIAEEQLLEKGYLFFAYPKKGNKRYDTYVHRDDIFPAMKVGEDGYVENSDVKFSRMVSMDDVFTVVGLKREKKKEKKSSAPSQCVADYENNVNDIEKILADHPNELKFYQELTPGYQKDWARYIFSVKQQKTREKREAQMVDILSQGYKSVDLFRQKKK from the coding sequence ATGTCAATCATTGATAAATTAAAGCTTAATAAATATGATAATTTGGCTGTGCTCAACCAGCCAAGTGACTATGATGTATTTAATGAATACAAAACCACTTTAACAGGTGAGCATGATGCAATCTTCATCTTTGTAGAAACACTTGATGAAATGACAGAGTTTATCCGAAAAGTGATCGCTGAGGAGCAGCTGCTCGAAAAAGGATATTTATTTTTCGCTTATCCTAAAAAAGGGAATAAACGGTATGATACATACGTTCATAGGGATGATATTTTTCCGGCAATGAAAGTTGGAGAAGATGGGTATGTGGAAAATAGCGATGTGAAATTTTCAAGGATGGTAAGTATGGATGATGTCTTTACGGTTGTTGGATTGAAGCGTGAAAAGAAGAAGGAGAAAAAATCATCCGCTCCTAGTCAATGTGTGGCTGATTACGAAAATAACGTGAATGATATTGAAAAGATTTTAGCAGATCATCCAAATGAATTGAAATTTTATCAGGAACTAACCCCAGGTTACCAAAAGGATTGGGCTCGCTACATCTTTTCTGTTAAACAGCAGAAGACCCGTGAGAAACGCGAAGCACAAATGGTCGATATTTTATCACAAGGGTATAAATCCGTTGATTTGTTTAGGCAGAAGAAGAAATAA
- a CDS encoding M4 family metallopeptidase produces the protein MKKKLLAPVLLSSALLAGSIPVNVFAQPADSAKVHHREASNEWNEKANVPLFVKERFVEKFSSSSPSNALTYLKKHQDKTGIKNPDKNLKVKDVQKDDLGMTHVRFNQTINGVAVEGSEVIVHYNENNEVVTVNGRVNQAIADNAVNTAVTLSSEAAIKEALSAVSAPSELTYEPASELVVYPFEGKNHTAYKVNVNFMGDEPGNWFVFVDAKTGNVIDKYNGIMHAEENKTQKGFGKGVHGDHRELHITRAKEEGSGTRFALADYSHENLDGIFTFDSKNDWDSNNDALYVGNSAAFIGDYDRAAVDAHYNSERVYEYFLNEHGRNSLDGEGMAINSYVHMGTDYNNAFWNGRYMAYGDGDGEFFISLSAGLDVAAHEMTHGVITHTANLAYRNQSGALNESFADVFGVLVDDGDWEMGEDIMAPAAKADGVTRLRSLSDPNSVVVSNPQRAAYGSGVYPAHMDEYYDMPLNVDNGGVHVNSSITNHAAYLIGQELGREKLGKIYYRALTVYLTSNSDFSDARQAIVQAAIDLYGEGSGEEAAVNAGFNAVGIY, from the coding sequence TTGAAAAAAAAGCTGCTTGCACCCGTATTGTTGTCATCCGCCTTATTGGCGGGTTCGATCCCGGTAAATGTTTTTGCCCAGCCGGCAGATTCGGCAAAGGTCCATCATCGAGAAGCTTCCAATGAGTGGAATGAAAAAGCAAATGTTCCTTTATTTGTGAAAGAGCGATTTGTAGAGAAATTCTCTTCCAGCTCTCCCTCCAATGCATTAACATATTTAAAGAAGCACCAGGATAAAACAGGTATCAAAAACCCTGATAAAAATCTGAAAGTGAAAGATGTACAAAAGGATGACCTCGGTATGACTCACGTCCGTTTTAATCAGACAATCAATGGTGTGGCTGTAGAAGGATCCGAAGTAATTGTTCATTATAATGAGAATAATGAAGTAGTAACCGTTAATGGAAGAGTAAATCAGGCAATTGCCGATAATGCTGTGAACACGGCAGTTACCTTAAGCAGTGAAGCTGCAATCAAAGAAGCATTATCCGCTGTCAGCGCACCATCAGAACTTACATATGAGCCAGCATCGGAGCTTGTTGTCTATCCATTTGAAGGGAAAAATCATACTGCTTATAAAGTAAATGTAAACTTCATGGGGGATGAGCCTGGAAACTGGTTTGTGTTTGTAGATGCAAAGACAGGTAATGTTATTGATAAATACAATGGCATAATGCATGCTGAAGAAAATAAAACACAAAAAGGTTTTGGTAAAGGGGTTCATGGGGATCATAGGGAGCTGCATATTACCCGAGCGAAGGAAGAGGGATCAGGAACAAGGTTTGCGTTAGCGGATTACTCTCATGAAAATCTTGATGGGATCTTTACATTTGATTCTAAAAATGATTGGGATTCAAATAATGATGCTCTTTATGTCGGGAATTCCGCTGCATTTATAGGGGATTATGACCGGGCTGCAGTAGATGCACATTACAATTCCGAGAGGGTATATGAGTATTTCTTAAATGAGCATGGCCGCAATTCTCTCGATGGGGAAGGAATGGCTATCAATTCTTATGTTCACATGGGCACAGATTACAATAATGCTTTCTGGAACGGCCGTTATATGGCTTATGGCGATGGGGATGGTGAGTTTTTCATTTCATTATCAGCCGGCCTTGATGTTGCTGCCCACGAAATGACTCATGGAGTAATCACTCATACTGCTAACCTTGCATACCGAAATCAATCTGGAGCCCTTAACGAATCATTTGCTGATGTTTTTGGTGTACTTGTTGATGATGGAGACTGGGAAATGGGCGAGGACATTATGGCGCCTGCTGCTAAAGCTGACGGTGTTACGAGATTGCGCAGCTTAAGCGATCCTAACAGTGTTGTCGTAAGTAATCCGCAAAGAGCAGCATATGGCAGCGGAGTCTATCCGGCTCATATGGATGAATATTACGACATGCCATTAAATGTCGATAATGGCGGAGTCCATGTGAATTCTTCCATAACAAACCATGCAGCGTACCTGATTGGACAGGAACTTGGCAGGGAGAAGCTGGGAAAAATTTATTACCGTGCTTTGACTGTTTATTTAACCTCTAATTCTGATTTTAGCGATGCACGTCAGGCTATTGTTCAGGCTGCCATTGATCTTTATGGGGAAGGCAGCGGAGAAGAAGCTGCAGTTAATGCTGGATTTAATGCGGTGGGAATATACTAA
- a CDS encoding nuclear transport factor 2 family protein, whose translation MSTEQQSRSNLSLKEKAVSFLQLAASGQVREAYQRYISPDFSHHNPYFRGDADSLMLAMEENAAQNPNKILEVKLAIQENETVAVHSHVKQNLEDLGGAVVHIFRFQDGKIAELWDVGQPIPDESPNENGMF comes from the coding sequence ATGAGCACAGAGCAACAATCGAGGTCAAACCTATCCCTGAAAGAAAAAGCCGTTTCGTTTCTGCAGCTCGCAGCATCAGGCCAAGTCCGAGAAGCCTACCAGCGTTATATCAGCCCAGATTTTTCCCACCATAATCCCTATTTCCGCGGCGATGCTGATTCACTTATGCTCGCGATGGAAGAAAATGCAGCGCAAAACCCCAATAAAATACTTGAAGTCAAACTCGCGATTCAAGAAAATGAAACTGTTGCCGTTCATTCCCATGTGAAGCAAAACCTCGAAGACCTCGGAGGAGCAGTTGTACATATCTTTCGGTTTCAAGACGGCAAGATTGCTGAACTTTGGGATGTAGGACAGCCCATACCAGATGAATCGCCTAATGAGAATGGGATGTTTTAA
- a CDS encoding sugar ABC transporter substrate-binding protein gives MKKWIIMLLTVVLGVIGLSGCSDSDAASGGDKDGKVEITYGFWDKKQVPAIEEIIKLFNEKYPDIQVKTEITPYGQYFQKLETAATGGALPDVLWMNGAHVVQYAEGKVILPLSEMAEKDNYSLDNYPESLIDLYTVDGDIYGIPKDYDTTGLWYNKKIFDEAGVSYPDETWDWEKLKEASKELTDKEKGIWGYAALMGNQGGYYDFIWQNGGYIISEDGKSAGFDKPEAIEALEYNVSFIKEGLSPTQAQMTETAASELFSSGKIAMMFDGPWMVPEYKKNPDLDVAVVPQGKKRAVSIHGLSNVISSNTKHQEEAWKFVQFLGSKEAAEVFAKTGTVIPAFNGTQDAWKESVPDLNLQAFIDGAEYSVPLPSVENTGEIWQYETDVLKKAWSEEISIEEAAEELTKKANEALSK, from the coding sequence ATGAAGAAATGGATCATCATGCTATTAACCGTTGTATTAGGTGTGATTGGCCTATCAGGCTGCAGTGATAGTGATGCAGCATCCGGCGGAGATAAAGATGGCAAGGTTGAGATAACGTATGGATTCTGGGATAAAAAGCAGGTTCCTGCGATTGAAGAAATTATTAAGTTATTTAATGAAAAATATCCTGACATTCAAGTGAAAACAGAAATCACACCTTATGGCCAATACTTTCAAAAGCTCGAAACAGCGGCAACGGGCGGAGCTTTGCCAGATGTTTTATGGATGAATGGTGCACACGTTGTTCAGTATGCAGAAGGGAAGGTCATTCTTCCATTAAGTGAAATGGCGGAAAAGGACAACTATAGCTTAGATAATTATCCGGAATCATTGATTGATCTGTACACGGTAGATGGAGATATTTATGGAATTCCAAAAGATTACGATACAACTGGGCTATGGTATAACAAGAAAATCTTTGATGAAGCCGGAGTATCCTACCCGGATGAAACATGGGATTGGGAAAAATTGAAGGAAGCTTCGAAAGAGCTGACTGACAAAGAAAAAGGAATTTGGGGCTATGCGGCATTAATGGGCAATCAAGGCGGATATTATGATTTCATCTGGCAGAATGGCGGCTATATCATTTCTGAGGATGGCAAGTCCGCAGGGTTCGACAAACCTGAAGCAATCGAGGCGTTAGAATACAATGTCAGCTTTATAAAAGAAGGACTCTCTCCAACTCAAGCGCAGATGACCGAAACGGCTGCTTCTGAATTATTCTCATCTGGAAAGATAGCGATGATGTTCGATGGTCCTTGGATGGTTCCTGAATATAAGAAAAATCCCGATTTAGATGTAGCGGTGGTTCCACAAGGGAAAAAACGTGCCGTTTCTATTCACGGGCTTTCCAATGTAATATCTTCGAATACAAAACATCAAGAAGAAGCTTGGAAGTTTGTTCAATTCCTTGGTTCTAAAGAAGCAGCAGAAGTCTTTGCCAAAACGGGAACCGTCATTCCGGCATTTAATGGTACACAGGATGCATGGAAAGAATCAGTTCCTGATTTAAACCTTCAGGCATTTATTGATGGAGCCGAATATTCAGTTCCTCTTCCAAGTGTGGAAAACACCGGGGAAATCTGGCAGTACGAAACAGATGTACTTAAAAAAGCCTGGAGTGAGGAAATAAGTATTGAAGAAGCAGCAGAAGAACTGACAAAGAAAGCAAATGAGGCATTGTCCAAGTAA
- a CDS encoding SDR family oxidoreductase, whose product MNNRFDSKVILITGAGSGLGQASAIQVAKEGAKLSLVDLNGASLEETKNKVLEAAPNTEMILITANVADEKAAENYVNETVKYFGKIDGFFNNAGIEGKQNLTEDFGIDEFQKVVSVNLNGVFYGLKHVLKVMREQGFGSIVNTASVGGIRGVGSQSGYAASKHGVVGLTRNSAIEYGQYGISIKAIAPGAIMTPMVEGSLKQIDPENWEDAGKQFVEPNPMKRFGKPEEVGYLVAFLLSEQASFINAAVIPIDGGQSYKY is encoded by the coding sequence ATGAACAATCGATTTGACAGCAAAGTAATTTTAATAACTGGTGCAGGATCAGGTTTGGGTCAAGCCTCTGCCATACAAGTAGCAAAAGAAGGAGCAAAACTTTCACTGGTAGATTTAAATGGGGCTTCATTAGAAGAAACCAAAAATAAAGTGCTGGAAGCTGCACCAAATACTGAAATGATTCTGATCACAGCAAATGTGGCAGACGAAAAAGCTGCAGAAAATTATGTGAATGAAACAGTGAAATATTTCGGTAAGATTGATGGCTTCTTCAATAACGCAGGAATCGAAGGAAAGCAAAACCTGACAGAGGATTTTGGCATTGATGAATTCCAAAAGGTAGTTAGCGTCAATTTAAACGGTGTTTTTTACGGTTTGAAGCATGTATTGAAGGTGATGAGAGAACAAGGCTTTGGTTCTATCGTTAACACTGCTTCTGTTGGAGGTATTCGCGGGGTAGGCAGCCAATCTGGGTATGCAGCCAGCAAACATGGAGTTGTTGGGTTAACAAGAAACTCCGCAATTGAGTATGGCCAATACGGAATCAGCATCAAAGCTATTGCACCAGGAGCCATTATGACACCGATGGTCGAAGGTTCATTAAAACAAATAGATCCGGAAAACTGGGAAGATGCAGGGAAACAATTTGTCGAGCCAAACCCGATGAAACGTTTCGGTAAACCAGAAGAAGTGGGGTATTTGGTGGCTTTCCTTCTATCTGAACAAGCTAGCTTTATTAACGCAGCAGTTATTCCAATTGATGGGGGACAATCTTATAAATACTAA
- a CDS encoding rhodanese-like domain-containing protein: protein MAINKISPKELYEKMKKEKVTLLDVRAEEKYKAYHLEGSNIESLSIPKTHILNHTFEAGTNSLPKGKEIIVACTTGNSAARCAAILSEKEYNAIVLEGGITAWKEFIKNK, encoded by the coding sequence TTGGCAATTAATAAAATTTCACCAAAGGAATTATATGAAAAAATGAAGAAAGAGAAGGTCACCTTATTAGATGTACGAGCAGAGGAAAAATACAAAGCGTATCATTTAGAAGGTTCTAATATCGAAAGTTTAAGTATACCAAAAACACACATCTTAAATCACACTTTCGAAGCCGGAACTAATTCATTGCCAAAGGGGAAAGAAATTATTGTAGCATGCACAACAGGGAATTCTGCGGCCAGGTGTGCAGCCATCTTATCTGAAAAAGAATATAATGCTATTGTTTTAGAAGGCGGAATTACAGCCTGGAAGGAGTTTATTAAAAATAAATAA
- a CDS encoding Gfo/Idh/MocA family oxidoreductase, with translation MKTMTALLIGAGDRGARAYAPYALDYPHELKIVAVAEPNMERRGRIQKEHQLPNENCYESWEEISQLDKQIADIAIICTLDRNHFKVTMRALEQGYHVLLEKPMSPDPLECILMEQQAKTYNRQLTICHVLRYTDFWKAIKRVISRGEIGDVVSLQLNENVEVMHMSHSFVRGNWNNKEKSSPMILQKSCHDMDIISYVLGKPCKRLSSYGSLMHFKAENAPEGAPLRCLDGCPAELECPFHAGRYYLGEGRGWAKKFTEDYTNEGIIEALNKTPYGKCVYRSDNNVVDHQVVNMEFEGGATAAFSMCGFTREQTRIVQIMGTKGEIRGNMEENKISIFDFLTSQEKVIHFDQPVGGHGGGDRGIMRLFLEEVRNGNKEDSVSSVSASVRSHLMAFAAEESRLNQGQSINIDEYYHSLIGNIQV, from the coding sequence ATGAAGACAATGACAGCGCTCCTTATAGGAGCTGGAGACAGAGGGGCGAGAGCATATGCACCATATGCGCTGGATTATCCCCATGAATTAAAGATTGTTGCTGTTGCAGAACCGAATATGGAAAGGAGAGGGAGAATACAGAAAGAACATCAACTTCCAAATGAAAATTGCTATGAATCATGGGAAGAGATCTCACAGCTGGACAAACAGATTGCTGATATTGCCATTATCTGCACCCTGGATAGAAATCACTTCAAAGTGACGATGAGAGCTTTAGAGCAAGGGTATCATGTCCTCCTGGAAAAACCAATGTCACCAGACCCCTTAGAGTGTATATTAATGGAACAGCAAGCAAAAACATATAACCGGCAGCTGACCATATGCCATGTGCTCAGGTATACCGACTTTTGGAAAGCTATTAAAAGGGTAATTTCCAGAGGGGAGATCGGTGATGTTGTATCTCTTCAATTAAATGAAAATGTTGAAGTTATGCATATGTCACACAGCTTTGTAAGAGGTAATTGGAATAACAAAGAAAAATCAAGTCCAATGATCCTCCAGAAGTCCTGTCATGACATGGATATCATTTCATATGTACTGGGAAAACCATGTAAAAGACTAAGTTCGTATGGATCCCTGATGCATTTTAAAGCGGAAAATGCCCCGGAAGGAGCCCCGCTGCGATGCTTGGATGGATGTCCTGCCGAGCTTGAGTGTCCATTCCATGCAGGACGGTATTATCTCGGTGAAGGAAGAGGCTGGGCAAAAAAATTCACAGAAGACTATACAAACGAAGGCATAATTGAAGCCTTGAATAAAACCCCTTATGGAAAGTGTGTATATCGTTCAGATAATAATGTCGTCGACCATCAGGTTGTCAATATGGAATTTGAGGGAGGAGCAACTGCTGCCTTCAGCATGTGCGGTTTTACAAGAGAACAAACTCGAATCGTTCAAATAATGGGAACCAAAGGTGAAATCCGTGGAAACATGGAAGAAAATAAAATCTCAATTTTTGATTTCCTAACCAGCCAGGAAAAAGTGATTCATTTCGATCAGCCAGTAGGCGGGCATGGCGGTGGAGACCGCGGAATTATGAGACTTTTCCTGGAAGAAGTCCGGAACGGTAATAAAGAGGACAGTGTTTCTTCTGTTTCCGCATCTGTAAGAAGTCATCTAATGGCATTTGCGGCGGAAGAGTCACGGTTAAACCAGGGTCAATCTATCAATATAGATGAATATTATCATAGTTTAATTGGGAATATTCAAGTTTAA
- the guaC gene encoding GMP reductase — protein sequence MENVFDYEDIQLIPAKSIVNSRSECDTTVFLGDRAFKLPVVPANMQTIVDEKIAIYLAENGYFYIMHRFEPEKRISFIKDMKARGLYSSISVGVKEGEYGFIQQIANEKLSPEYITIDIAHGHSNAVIQMIHHIKKYLPQSFVIAGNVGTPEAVRELENAGADATKVGIGPGKVCITKIKTGFGTGGWQLAALRWCAKAASKPIIADGGLRTHGDIAKSIRFGATMVMIGSLFAGHEESPGKTIENEKDGKLYKEYFGSASEFQKGEKRNVEGKRILVEHKGSLADTLKEMEQDLQSSISYAGGNKLDAIRHVDYVIVKNSIFNGDRVF from the coding sequence ATGGAAAATGTATTCGATTATGAAGATATTCAATTAATTCCCGCAAAAAGCATCGTCAATAGCCGATCTGAATGTGATACAACGGTATTCCTAGGGGATCGTGCATTTAAACTGCCTGTGGTGCCTGCCAACATGCAGACGATTGTAGATGAGAAAATTGCCATATACTTAGCAGAAAACGGGTATTTCTATATCATGCATCGATTCGAACCGGAGAAGCGAATTTCTTTTATAAAAGATATGAAGGCACGCGGACTATATTCTTCGATCAGTGTTGGGGTCAAAGAAGGCGAATATGGGTTTATACAGCAAATTGCTAATGAAAAGCTTTCACCCGAATACATTACCATAGATATAGCTCATGGCCATTCCAATGCTGTTATCCAAATGATTCATCATATTAAAAAATACCTTCCTCAAAGCTTTGTGATTGCCGGCAATGTTGGAACCCCGGAAGCAGTCAGAGAATTAGAGAATGCTGGTGCTGATGCCACAAAAGTTGGCATTGGACCTGGTAAGGTATGCATCACAAAGATTAAGACAGGATTCGGAACGGGCGGCTGGCAATTAGCTGCACTTCGCTGGTGTGCAAAGGCAGCAAGCAAACCGATCATAGCAGATGGAGGTCTTCGCACCCATGGTGACATCGCTAAATCGATTCGATTTGGTGCAACAATGGTGATGATTGGTTCCTTATTTGCAGGACATGAGGAATCTCCTGGAAAAACAATCGAGAATGAGAAAGACGGAAAACTCTATAAAGAATACTTTGGCTCCGCCTCTGAATTTCAAAAAGGCGAAAAGAGAAATGTTGAAGGCAAAAGAATTTTAGTAGAGCACAAAGGATCATTAGCAGATACGCTGAAAGAAATGGAGCAGGATCTCCAGTCCTCCATTTCTTATGCAGGCGGCAACAAGCTGGATGCCATCCGTCATGTTGATTATGTTATTGTAAAGAATTCGATCTTTAATGGCGACAGGGTATTTTAA
- a CDS encoding SRPBCC family protein, which translates to MSIHFEVKRSIQVSAQNAYKALIDLDSAKDWMNGLVGIEREESGPLKVGSQWKETRKMFGKEAAEHFEVVELDEPNKIVLRCDGTKGTTGKGEFLFTYIIASAGDASEVTLLGEIKGLTGFSKLFGKMMAGAFKKACAKDLDALINYLEK; encoded by the coding sequence TTGAGTATCCATTTTGAAGTGAAAAGATCCATTCAGGTATCTGCACAAAATGCCTACAAAGCTTTAATCGATCTTGATTCGGCAAAGGACTGGATGAATGGTCTGGTTGGAATAGAGCGGGAGGAGAGCGGGCCATTAAAAGTGGGGAGTCAGTGGAAAGAGACAAGGAAAATGTTTGGAAAAGAAGCTGCTGAACATTTTGAAGTTGTAGAACTCGATGAGCCCAATAAAATTGTACTGCGCTGTGATGGAACCAAAGGAACAACAGGCAAAGGAGAATTTTTATTTACATACATAATCGCTTCAGCAGGTGATGCTTCAGAAGTTACTTTACTTGGTGAGATTAAGGGACTCACAGGCTTTTCAAAATTGTTTGGAAAGATGATGGCTGGAGCCTTTAAGAAAGCCTGTGCGAAAGATTTGGATGCTTTAATAAACTATTTAGAAAAGTGA